The Oreochromis aureus strain Israel breed Guangdong linkage group 15, ZZ_aureus, whole genome shotgun sequence genome contains the following window.
ACAAACACGGTGGAGCCTCATCAGCACGGAGCCTCAGCTAACCAAACAAACAATACATGGTTTTGAAAAGAAAGCTCTTACAGATTCCAGAACTGCAAGCTTCGTCACGCTCCGACCAAAAATCAACGAACCAGCCACAAAATCAGACCACAATATTTTTACGATCAATAATCAATAACGTTATAATCGGACTTTGCTTGTTGTTTCCAATGTTTAAACATCTATATGGGACTACAGAATGTTTCCTTCTCCCACAATGCCTCGGAGCTTATGGTAGGACTTGACTTAAGCGGTCAAAGAAGTGCTGGAGACTGATGCTGTCCAGTGTAGCACGTGATTTATTCACCATTGTGTGACccaaacaatatttacaaagaaacaaattagaAAATCAACTCCAAATTAACTCCGttcaaataaacataactgaacTTAAATCAACAGAAATTAAGGTCAAACTGCACACAGCTACACTGACCTGAACCTTTCCTCTCATACACCTGAGTTCTTCTGTTTAAATAGTCCACTTAACCAAACAATTTCTCCTCTGGACTATTCCATTCAGTAGGTAGGTAAGATGAACATAATTATATTCAAACCTCTACTACTCTTTTCTGGCAAAATAAACTCTATGGTGTAATCAATACATACTACAACAATAAATCTATTTATCCATAAACACTCTAAAATCAACTTTATTAAATTAGCGTTCTCTACCCTCCTGCACTTGGTCTCTTCCTGTAACCTCAGGTGAACCCAGAAGGTataaagcaggaagtaaaactacatttccTCCTTTTGTTGCTAGAAGACAGGTAGGTAAGGTAAGTTCTAAGCAATACAAATTAACAGTTGAAGTAAATAACATGTTAACTTAACAAACTTGTAGGAATTGACGTAAACCAAGATGTTATATTATATAATctgtaaaagtgcaaaacataaacaaacccgggatagtAGATGTTTGCCTATTGCAGATTACATGTGAAATAtgattaaatcaaaacaagaatgttAACTAAGAATATAGACAAACGGTGTTCTCATGTCCTCACCTTCATTGTAAGGTTGCATTTTTGGCCCCTTCCAGCCTGAATGTCTCACCAGTGTTGAAAGCTGTGCTTCACTGGGTTGATGTACTGGCTCCAAGTCAAGCCTATTTGATTCTTGTGTGCTGGGAGATGGTTCTGGAGTAGGTGCTCTCAAAGAAGCCGATGTAGATGCTTGTACTTCAAGTAACTGGTGCTCTTGATTGCCATGCTGCACCTGCTGTTGAAGCTGGGCAAACTGATGCCGGATTTGCCTCCATCTATCTTCCTGGCGCTTGTACTCTTGCTCCAGTTTAGCATCTCTTTCAGCCTGCTGTTGCATCAGAGTTTGCAAAAGTTTGGACAATTCAGCCACATTCTCTTGTCCAGTAATATGGCCACTTATTGCCCCTTGTTGGTCACTGCCATCTTGTAAACCATCTGCTTCGCATTCTGGGACAAGCCCTCTCTTTGCTCGGGTAGACATCTTCTCCACTCCTTAATTGGCCTGGAAACCCACTGCTGCTGACACCAAATGTGGTAGGACTTGACTTAAGCGGTCAAAGAAGTGCAGGAGACTGATGCTGTCCAGTGTAGCAAGTGATTTATTCACCATTGTGTGACccaaacaatatttacaaagaaacaaataagaaaCTCAACTCCAAATTAACTCCGttcaaataaacataactgaacTTAAATCAACAGAAATTAAGGTCAAACTGCACACAGCTACACTGACCTGAACCTTTCCTCTCATACACCTGAGTTCTTCTGTTTAAATAGTCCACTTAACCAAACAATTTCTCCTCTGGACTATTCCATTCAGTAGGTAGGTAAGATGAACATAATTATATTCAAACCTCTACTACTCTTTACTGGCAACATAAACTCTATGGTGTAATCAATACATACTACAACAATAAATCTATTTATCCATAAACACTCTAAAATCAACTTTATTAAATTAGCGTTCTACCCCTCCTGCACTTGGTCTCTTCCTGTAACCTCAGGTGAACCCAGAAGGTATAAAGCAGGAAGTAAGACTACATTTCCTCCTTTTGTTGCTAGAAGACAGGTAGGTAAGGTAAGTTCTAAGCAATACAAATTAACAGTTGAAGTAAATAACATGTTAACTTAACAAACTTGTAGGAATTGACGTAAACCAAGATGTTATATTATATAATctgtaaaagtgcaaaacataaacaaacccgggatagtAGATGTTTGCCTATTGCAGATTACATGTGAAATAtgattaaatcaaaacaagaatgttAACTAAGAATATAGACAAACGGTGTTCTCACCCATCAATAATCAATAACGTTATAATCGGACTTTGCTTGTTGTTTCCAATGTTTAAACATCTATATGGGACTACAGAATGTTTCCTTCTCCCACAATGCCTCGGAGCTGTTTactattttaaaattttttttatcattttctgCCAAGTTACAGACATTTGATTGGACCAGGGCGAGGTCACGCGTTTTTTTGGCCTTGCAACTTCTGATCGGTGGGACTGACGTGAACTTGGCCATATTActtgattaattaaaataatacagAACTGACTGAACATCTTTAAGTGCATAATCATAATCTTGCCATTAGGCTTTGCAAAAAACATTGGTTtctcagatttgttttttttttttagatatgtGGGCGGGGCGGGGCAGGGCGCGGCAAGGGCCTGCCGGTCGGCGGCCGGGAGGCGCGCGAAAGGGAGAGGCGCGAAGGAGAGGCGCGAAAGAAAAGGCAGGTGGGGGAGGGTCACAATATCTTTGGATCGCAGTCATGGAGGTGACCATCGGAGAGCAGCTTTTAAAGGTATGAAAAGTAGCTTAAGACATTTAGTTTGTTATTGCCATGCCTGTaggtttctgctgaaaaggaaATTTCACGAAAAAATGAAATGTCAGTATTTTCTGTCTGAATGTAAGAAAGTTATTTCACGATGAATGCTGATATTGGTTAGCTAGGTGTGCCCTTGATAAAGCCCAAATGAGCTAACATTGAAATCCGAGTAATAAAATGTATGCGGGGAATGATAACGTAGACAATTTTTTCTCCAGATCGCTGATTTTTGCTGTCTTGTGAACAGCATCAGCGTGGTGACATTTATTTGTTAGCTGTTTTCGCCTTGGCCTCAACACCAGCCTGAGTTCGAGTCCTTTGCCCAGTGTCTTCCCCTCGCTCTTTCTGCCCCGCTTTCCTGCCATTCTTTACTGAGTTAAtcgaataaaacagaaaaaaaccaagaaaaagTACAAATGTTAAATTTCAGTGTAATCTTTAATGTAATCATGAGTTGATAGTGTGCCTTAGTAATtgacaaatatttttaataatttatcaaatatttatattttatcataAGCGTTTAAGAAAAGGCATACTGTATTTTAACTTGGAGTTGGTGAACAGGGAATAAGTAGgtctttaaatctctttttacagaaaagaaatCTTGCATTTGATATTATGATGGAAACATCaggtagaagaagaaaaagagttAATCCTCAACATGATGCAGAACACTAtattaaactgaaaactgaCAAGACTGGTCTAACAGAGCAATTCATCAGCCCATGCAAAGGTATAGTGTCATTTGTGCATTTTCATAATTACAGCATGCATAAACAGTAACATTTCGCTCCTGTATGCAAATTAGACATTCAGTACTGATAACCTTGCTCATGTCATTTGCATTTATCAAGTATTTATGTTAGTTTTTTTAATAGACTGTGTAAAGAAGAGTAACTTCATTCATAAGTTTTAAAATGTCTTACAATTGGTGGAaacgtttttttgttgtttttttttttaaactagagcaatattttcttcttttaaaggtCGTGGTGTAATTACCTCACAGTTTTTCAAACAGGGGGAATTTGTTCTTGAATACCGTGGAGAACTTTGCAAAGCAGATCCTTATCTTGAAAAAAACAAGTTCAATGATACGGTGGAAGTGTTCTTATTTGATTTCAAATGGAAAGGAACCTCTTGGTGGTAAgacataatatttcatattacaGTGTATTTAGGAGCTGTGCTATACTTAATACACTACTACAAATATCTATTATTTATGTAACATGCCACACAGTATGTTGATTTACTCTACTgttgatacttttttttttttcttcaagcaTTGATGCTTCTGTTGAAGACAAGTCATTAGGAAGGCTTGTGAATGATGACCACCGAAGGCCTAACTGTAAGATGAAAACAGTTGAAGTTGAAGGAAGGCCACATCTTTGCCTGTTTGCCTTACGTGACATTGACCCAGGAGAAGAAATAACTTATGACTACGGAAAAGCTGACTGGCCTTGGCGCAAGATGGTAAACTATTACATTGCACTATTGCTGCACATGATCTCAAATAAGTCTAACTATATTTGATTTTGGCCCAAAGATATCACATAAACtgttaaaacagcttaaatttTAAACCTCTTCAAGTTTTTCTTAAACCTCTTCAGAACATTGTATTTcaactcaaaaataaaaaaaacaagtatgtTTTGTATTTCGATAAGATAATAGTATTTAATATCAGTGAATATACTGGTATGGTGGGGTGTGGTCTGTGGGGCCGCTGTGGGGAGGCTGACACACCAGGAGCTGCATTGGCTCATCACGCTGTCCTTGAATTAAAGCCTGTGCTGGGTCCTTACTGActtgttgttgtcattttgtACAGGACACCGCTGAAGAGCTGCTTCTGTGATTGTTTATTGAAACgacaaccagaaaaaaaaatgttgagggGTGCGGAGGAGGGGTTGAACCACCTTGTCGGTCTTTTTATTTCTGGTTGTCTTAACACACACAGCTTTTCAGCAGTGTCCTGCACATAATATGTTCTCATCAGTATCTTATGAATACCCTGAGTTCAGTTTGCCATTTACTGTCCTCACTTAGGTTAAAGCAGAGTGTATTTGTGTTAGAAACGTCCCCAAAGGTTATAAGTGTGAGGCCTAATGATGACTGTAGTTGGTGATGTTTTTGTAGTTAGTGAAGTCATGTCTCTGTTTTCAGGATAAATCTACCTATGAGATCAGCAACCAAAATGGTGATCTTGAACACTGCACTCAGGTAAGTGTTATGTTGTCATCAGTATCTTATGAATACCCTTTGTTCAGTTTGCCATTTACTGTCCTCACTTAGGTTAAAGCAGAGTGTATTTGTGTTAGAAACGTCCCCAAAGGTTATAAGTTTGAGGCCTAAtgatggtaaaatggtaaatggtctgtatgtataaagcgctttactagtccctaaggaccccaaagcgctttacacatccagtcatccacccattcacacactggtgatagcaagctacgttgtagccacagccacccttgggcgcactgacagaggtgaggatGAATGATGGACTGACAGAGGTGAACTAAGGGTACTCATAAGATACCAGAAAATGATGAAGATATCGGAGAATGATGACTGTAGTTGGTGATGTTTCTGTAGTTGTTACTGAAGTCATGTCTCTGTTTTCAGGATAAATCGACTTATGAGATCAGCAACCAAAATGGTGATCTTGAACACTGCACTCAGGTAAGTGTTATGTTGTCATCAGTATCTTATGAATACCCTTTGTTCAGTTTGCCATTTACTGTCCTCACTTAGGTTAAAGCAGAGTGTATTTGTGTTAGAAACGTCCCCAAAGGTTATAAGTTTGAGGCCTAATGATGGTAAAAttgtaaatggtctgtatttataaagcgctttactagtccgtAAGAACcgcaaagcgctttacacatccagtcatccacccattcacacactggtgatagaaagctacgttgtagccacagccacccttgagcgcactgacagaggtgaggatGAATGATGAAGGACTGACAGAGGTGAACTAAGGGTACTCATAAGATACCAGAAAATGATGAAGATATCAGAGAATGATGACTGTAGTTGGTGATGTTTTTGTAGTCAGTGAAGTCATGTCTCTGTTTTCAGGATAAATCTACTTATGAGATCAGCAACCAAAATGGTGATCCTGAACACTGCACTCAGGTAAGTGTTATGTTGTCATCAGTATCTTATGAGTACCCTTAGTTCAGTTTGCCATTTACTGTCCTCACTTAGGTTAAAGCAGAGTGTATTTGTGTTAGAAACGTCCCCAAAGGTTATAAGTGCGAGGCCTAATGATGACTGTAGTTGGTGATGTTTTTGTAGTCAGTGAAGTCATGTCTCTGTTTTCAGGATAAATCTACTTATGAGATCAGCAACCAAAATGGTGATCCTGAACACTGCACTCTGGTAAGTGTTATGTTGTCATCAGTATCTTATGAATACCCTTTGTTCAGTTTGCCGTTTACTGTCCTCACTTAGGTTAAAGCAGAGTGTATTTGTGTTAGAAATGTCCCCAAAGGTTATAAGTGTGAGGCCTAATGATGGTAAAATGGTAACTGGTCTGTATGTATaaagcgctttactagtccctaaggaccccaaagcgctttacacatccagtcatccacccattcacacactggtgatagcaagctacgttgtagccacagccacccttgagcgcactgacagaggtgaacTAAGGGTACTCATAAGATACCAGAAAATGATGAAGATATCAGAGAATGATGACTGTAGTTGGTGATGTTTTTGTAGTTAGTGAAGTCATGTCTCTGTTTTCAGGATAAATCTACCTATGAGATCAGCAACCAAAATGGTGATCTTGAACACTGCACTCAGGTAAGTGTTATGTTGTCATCAGTATCTTATGAATACCCTTAGTTCAGTTTGCCATTTACTGTCCTCACTTAGGTTAAAGCAGAGTGTATTTGTGTTAGAAACGTCCCCAAAGGTTATAAGTTTGAGGCCTAATGATGGTAAAATGGTAACTGGTCTGtatttataaagcgctttactagtccgtAAGAACCataagcgctttacacatccagtcatccacccattcacacactggtgatagcaagctacgttgtagccacagccacccttgggcgcactgacagaggtgaggatGAATGATGGACTGACAGAGGTGAACTAAGGGTACTCATAAGATACCAGAAAATGATGAAGATATCAGAGAATGATGACTGTAGTTGGTGATGTTTTTGTAGTTAGTGAAGTCATGTCTCTGTTTTCAGGATAAATCTACCTATGAGATCAGCAACCAAAATGGTGATCCTGAACACTGCACTCAGGTAAGTGTTATGTTGTCATCAGTATCTTATGAATACCCTTTGTTCAGTTTGCCATTTACTGTCCTCACTTAGGTTAAAGCAGAGTGTATTTGTGTTAGAAACGTCCCCAAAGGTTATAAGTTTGAGGCCTAATGATGGTAAAATGGTAACTGGTCTGtatttataaagcgctttactagtccgtAAGAACCGCAAAGCGcttttacacatccagtcatccacccattcacacactggtgatagcaagctacgttgtagccacagccacccttaggcgcactgacagaggtgaggatGAATGATGAAGGACTGACAGAGGTGAACTAAGGGTACTCATAAGATACCAGAAAATGATGAAGATATCAGAGAATGATGACTGTAGTTGGTGATGTTTTTGTAGTCAGTGAAGTCATGTCTCTGTTTTCAGGATAAATCTACTTATGAGATCAGCAACCAAAATGGTGATCCTGAACACTGCACTCAGGTAAGTGTTATGTTGTCATCAGTATCTTATGAATACCCTTAGTTCAGTTTGCCATTTACTGTCCTCACTTAGGTTAAAGCAGAGTGTATTTGTGTTAGAAACGTCCCCAAAGGTTATAAGTTTGAGGCCTAAtgatggtaaaatggtaaatggtctgtatgtataaagcgctttactagtccctaaggaccccaaagcgctttacacatccagtcatccacccattcacacactggtgatagcaagctacgttgtagccacagccacccttgggcgcactgacagaggtgaggatGAATGATGGACTGACAGAGGTGAACTAAGGGTACTCATAAGATACCAGAAAATGATGAAGATATCGGAGAATGATGACTGTAGTTGGTGATGTTTCTGTAGTTGTTACTGAAGTCATGTCTCTGTTTTCAGGATAAATCGACTTATGAGATCAGCAACCAAAATGGTGATCTTGAACACTGCACTCAGGTAAGTGTTATGTTGTCATCAGTATCTTATGAATACCCTTTGTTCAGTTTGCCATTTACTGTCCTCACTTAGGTTAAAGCAGAGTGTATTTGTGTTAGAAACGTCCCCAAAGGTTATAAGTTTGAGGCCTAATGATGGTAAAAttgtaaatggtctgtatttataaagcgctttactagtccgtAAGAACcgcaaagcgctttacacatccagtcatccacccattcacacactggtgatagaaagctacgttgtagccacagccacccttgagcgcactgacagaggtgaggatGAATGATGAAGGACTGACAGAGGTGAACTAAGGGTACTCATAAGATACCAGAAAATGATGAAGATATCAGAGAATGATGACTGTAGTTGGTGATGTTTTTGTAGTTAGTGAAGTCATGTCTCTGTTTTCAGGATAAATCTACCTATGAGATCAGCAACCAAAATGGTGATCTTGAACACTGCACTCAGGTAAGTGTTATGTTGTCATCAGTATCTTATGAATACCCTTAGTTCAGTTTGCCATTTACTGTCCTCACTTAGGTTAAAGCAGAGTGTATTTGTGTTAGAAACGTCCCCAAAGGTTATAAGTTTGAGGCCTAATGATGGTAAAATGGTAACTGGTCTGtatttataaagcgctttactagtccgtAAGAACcgcaaagcgctttacacatccagtcatccacccattcacacactggtgatagcaagctacgttgtagccacagccacccttgggcgcactgacagaggtgaggatGAATGATGGACTGACAGAGGTGAACTAAGGGTACTCATAAGATACCAGAAAATGATGAAGATGTCAGAGAATGATGACTGTAGTTGGTGATGTTTTTGTAGTTAGTGAAGTCATGTCTCTGTTTTCAGGATAAATCTACCTATGAGATCAGCAACCAAAATGGTGATCCTGAACACTGCACTCAGGTAAGTGTTATGTTGTCATCAGTATCTTATGAATACCCTTTGTTCAGTTTGCCATTTACTGTCCTCACTTAGGTTAAAGCAGAGTGTATTTGTGTTAGAAACGTCCCCAAAGGTTATAAGTTTGAGGCCTAATGATGGTAAAATGGTAACTGGTCTGtatttataaagcgctttactagtccgtAAGAACcgcaaagcgctttacacatccagtcatccacccattcacacactggtgatagaaagctacgttgtagccacagccacccttgagcgcactgacagaggtgaggatGAATGATGAAGGACTGACAGAGGTGAACTAAGGGTACTCATAAGATACCAGAAAATGATGAAGATATCAGAGAATGATGACTGTAGTTGGTGATGTTTTTGTAGTCAGTGAAGTCATGTCTCTGTTTTCAGGATAAATCTACTTATGAGATCAGCAACCAAAATGGTGATCCTGAACACTGCACTCAGGTAAGTGTTATGTTGTCATCAGTATCTTATGAGTACCCTTAGTTCAGTTTGCCATTTACTGTCCTCACTTAGGTTAAAGCAGAGTGTATTTGTGTTAGAAACGTCCCCAAAGGTTATAAGTGTGAGGCCTAATGATGACTGTAGTTGGTAATGTTTTTGTAGTCAGTGAAGTCATGTCTCTGTTTTCAGGATAAATCTACCTATGAGATCAGCAAACAAACCGGC
Protein-coding sequences here:
- the LOC120433023 gene encoding uncharacterized protein DDB_G0290685-like, with amino-acid sequence MEVTIGEQLLKKRNLAFDIMMETSGRRRKRVNPQHDAEHYIKLKTDKTGLTEQFISPCKGRGVITSQFFKQGEFVLEYRGELCKADPYLEKNKFNDTVEVFLFDFKWKGTSWCIDASVEDKSLGRLVNDDHRRPNCKMKTVEVEGRPHLCLFALRDIDPGEEITYDYGKADWPWRKMDKSTYEISNQNGDLEHCTQDKSTYEISNQNGDLEHCTQDKSTYEISNQNGDPEHCTQDKSTYEISNQNGDPEHCTLDKSTYEISNQNGDLEHCTQDKSTYEISNQNGDPEHCTQDKSTYEISNQNGDPEHCTQDKSTYEISNQNGDLEHCTQDKSTYEISNQNGDLEHCTQDKSTYEISNQNGDPEHCTQDKSTYEISNQNGDPEHCTQDKSTYEISKQTGDLEHCTQDKSTYEICNQNGDLEHCTQDKSTYEISNQNGDLEHCTQDKSTYEISNQNGDPEHCTQDKSTYEISNQNGDPEHCTLDKSTYEISNQNGDLEHCTQDKSTYEICNQNGDLEHCTQPLHYSDDFFLERTRELWKMHEGS